A section of the Candidatus Omnitrophota bacterium genome encodes:
- a CDS encoding ABC transporter permease: protein MNLYSVYAIYKFEMHRWFRTVGQSIASPVISTSLYFVVFGSAIGSRITQIDGISYGSFIVPGLIMLAVLTESISNASFGIYFPKFTGTIYELLSAPISYVEILLGYVGAAATKSILLGILILITAFFFVPLQIAHPFFVLFFLVLTSVTFSLFGFIIGIWADGFEKLQIIPILIITPLTFLGGSFYAINMLPDFWQKISLFNPVVYLISGFRWSFYEKSDVGLTLSLLMIFVFLAVCIAFVQWIFKTGYRIKN, encoded by the coding sequence ATGAACCTCTACTCCGTTTACGCTATTTACAAATTTGAAATGCATCGATGGTTTCGAACGGTCGGGCAGAGCATTGCCTCGCCGGTGATCTCCACAAGTTTATATTTTGTGGTCTTCGGATCAGCCATTGGTTCGCGCATCACCCAAATCGACGGGATCAGTTACGGATCATTTATCGTGCCCGGTTTAATTATGCTCGCGGTTTTGACAGAAAGCATATCCAACGCGTCGTTTGGGATCTATTTCCCGAAATTTACCGGAACCATTTACGAGCTTCTTTCCGCGCCCATTTCTTATGTTGAGATCCTTTTAGGCTATGTGGGAGCCGCCGCGACCAAATCGATCTTGCTGGGCATTTTGATCCTGATCACCGCGTTTTTTTTCGTTCCCTTACAGATCGCTCATCCTTTCTTCGTACTTTTCTTTTTAGTCTTAACATCCGTTACGTTCAGCTTGTTCGGTTTTATTATCGGTATCTGGGCGGACGGATTTGAAAAACTACAGATCATTCCGATCTTGATCATCACACCTCTTACATTTTTAGGAGGAAGTTTTTACGCGATCAATATGCTGCCGGATTTTTGGCAAAAGATTTCCTTATTTAATCCGGTCGTGTATCTTATCAGTGGTTTTCGTTGGAGTTTCTACGAAAAGTCCGATGTCGGATTGACGCTTAGCCTATTGATGATATTTGTTTTTCTAGCTGTCTGTATAGCTTTTGTCCAGTGGATCTTTAAAACCGGCTATCGGATAAAGAATTAG
- a CDS encoding YHS domain-containing protein, whose protein sequence is MRFIIAFFVAAFVFGINSSVFAHCGKCGVGEAAEGEATHMMENKVCMCGMELDKKTSVHEEYEGKTYHFCHTDCAAKFKANPAEGVKMISEKNM, encoded by the coding sequence ATGCGTTTTATAATTGCATTTTTTGTTGCGGCGTTTGTTTTCGGAATTAATTCAAGTGTTTTTGCCCATTGCGGAAAATGTGGAGTGGGTGAAGCCGCGGAAGGTGAGGCTACGCACATGATGGAAAATAAGGTCTGCATGTGCGGAATGGAACTTGATAAAAAAACCTCCGTCCATGAAGAATACGAAGGAAAGACCTATCATTTTTGCCACACGGATTGTGCGGCGAAGTTTAAGGCAAATCCGGCCGAAGGCGTGAAAATGATTTCTGAAAAGAACATGTAA